One genomic window of Sodaliphilus pleomorphus includes the following:
- the nrdG gene encoding anaerobic ribonucleoside-triphosphate reductase activating protein: METNDETLRVLRVVEGTSVDGPSLRTSIYVAGCRHACPLCHNPQSWDMNGGERRSIDNLMQVIAYNESPVTLTGGDPLYQPVAVKELVHRIKTELGYNVWCFTGFTWDEIVADPALLDTIREVDVVVEGRFVNSLRDTSLLFRGSSNQRIVDVRSSIDARRLIEWKRDGWESLDDFKI, translated from the coding sequence ATGGAGACTAACGATGAAACATTGCGTGTGCTAAGGGTTGTGGAAGGCACCAGCGTCGACGGTCCGTCGTTGCGCACCTCCATCTATGTGGCAGGTTGCCGCCACGCATGCCCACTGTGTCACAACCCACAGTCATGGGACATGAATGGCGGAGAGCGTCGCTCGATCGACAACCTCATGCAAGTCATTGCCTACAATGAGTCGCCCGTGACCTTGACGGGCGGCGACCCTCTTTATCAGCCCGTTGCCGTGAAGGAGCTCGTGCATCGCATCAAGACCGAACTGGGATACAATGTGTGGTGTTTCACTGGCTTCACGTGGGATGAAATTGTTGCCGACCCTGCGCTGCTCGACACAATAAGGGAGGTCGACGTTGTGGTCGAAGGGCGCTTTGTCAACTCCTTGCGCGACACCTCGTTGCTGTTCAGAGGCAGCTCCAACCAGCGCATTGTCGACGTGAGAAGCTCCATAGACGCTCGCCGACTAATTGAATGGAAACGCGATGGCTGGGAATCGCTTGATGACTTCAAAATATGA
- a CDS encoding cob(I)yrinic acid a,c-diamide adenosyltransferase, which translates to MEKGYLRVYTGNGQGKTTAAFGVLVRALCAGKRGYVGQFIKDEAYNETFLSRHFKHLCIEQLGKGCFIDRRPDSLDKAAAQAALRHVTELMASGQYDIVVLDELTIAIHYNLVSTQAVLDALEQRCLSTEVIITGRYAPPELIAAADLVTEMKEIKHYYLQGVLSRDGFDH; encoded by the coding sequence ATGGAGAAAGGATACCTGAGAGTGTACACTGGCAACGGCCAGGGGAAGACAACTGCTGCATTTGGTGTGCTTGTGCGCGCCTTGTGTGCAGGGAAGAGAGGCTATGTGGGCCAATTTATAAAAGACGAAGCCTATAATGAAACTTTTCTATCTCGGCATTTTAAGCATCTCTGTATCGAGCAGTTAGGCAAAGGGTGCTTTATCGACCGAAGACCCGACAGTCTTGACAAGGCTGCTGCCCAAGCCGCACTGCGACATGTGACCGAGTTGATGGCCAGTGGCCAATACGACATTGTCGTTCTCGATGAGCTCACCATTGCAATACACTACAATCTTGTTTCCACACAAGCCGTACTCGATGCTTTAGAGCAACGTTGCCTCTCAACCGAAGTCATTATCACAGGGCGTTACGCACCACCCGAGCTCATCGCAGCAGCCGATCTTGTGACCGAGATGAAGGAGATAAAGCATTATTACTTGCAAGGTGTGCTGTCGCGTGACGGCTTTGACCACTGA
- a CDS encoding glutamine synthetase III gives MSHLRFREVEVAFNREPVKVEIPKQVPSEYYGMYVFNRQTMYKYLPKQTYDALTDAIDNKKPLDREVADSVAAGMKQWAIDNGVTHYTHWFHPLTDGTAEKHDSFIEHDGKGGVIEEFSGKLLVQQEPDASSFPNGGIRNTFEARGYSAWDISSPAFIHDNTLCIPTIFIAYSGESLDYKTPLLRALNSVDKAGTAVAQYFDPEVKHVHSYLGWEQEYFLVDEALYAARPDLVMTGRTLMGHESAKNQQLEDHYFGAIPMRVEEFMLDLEIECHKLGIPAKTRHNEVAPNQFELAPVFEETNLANDHNLLLMKVMAEVARRHHFRVLLHEKPFAGINGSGKHNNWSLGTDTGIMLFKPGKTIKENLRFITFICNVMNAVYNYNGLLKASIASATNAHRLGANEAPPAIISMFLGKQVSDVLDSLVSSDKDDNLKIAGKEELNLKVSQIPELLLDNTDRNRTSPFAFTGNRFEFRAVGSSANCASAMIALNAAVAEQLTKFKEKVDARVAKGEELDDAILAEDKLLIEESMPIHFDGNGYSDEWKAEAQRRGLDCETSVPVIYDAYLDEKAINMFKTTGVFSEIELKARNEVKWEMYTKKVQIEARVFGDLALNHIIPVATRYQSILLDNVFKIKSLFPKEQGEKIAAQDMANIEKMAQHMQFIKDKTSEMVEARKVANKIEDQRAKAVAYHDTVVPYLDAIRYHIDKLELMVDDEMWPLPKYRELLFIR, from the coding sequence ATGTCACATTTGAGATTTAGAGAAGTTGAAGTGGCTTTCAATCGCGAGCCAGTCAAGGTAGAGATTCCGAAGCAAGTGCCTTCGGAATACTACGGCATGTATGTGTTCAATCGCCAGACGATGTACAAGTACCTGCCCAAGCAGACCTATGATGCCTTGACCGATGCAATCGACAACAAGAAGCCCCTTGACCGCGAAGTTGCCGACAGCGTGGCAGCAGGAATGAAGCAATGGGCCATCGACAATGGTGTCACCCACTACACCCACTGGTTCCACCCGCTCACCGACGGCACTGCCGAGAAGCATGACTCGTTTATCGAGCACGACGGTAAAGGCGGAGTGATTGAAGAATTCAGCGGCAAGCTTCTCGTCCAGCAAGAGCCCGATGCATCGAGCTTTCCCAACGGTGGCATACGCAACACCTTTGAAGCTCGAGGATACTCGGCTTGGGACATCTCTTCGCCTGCATTCATTCACGACAACACACTGTGCATTCCTACCATTTTCATTGCCTACTCGGGAGAGTCGCTCGACTACAAGACCCCATTGCTGCGTGCGCTCAACAGCGTTGACAAAGCAGGAACTGCTGTAGCACAATACTTCGACCCCGAAGTGAAGCATGTTCACTCCTACTTGGGCTGGGAACAAGAATATTTTCTCGTCGACGAGGCACTGTATGCAGCACGTCCCGACCTGGTGATGACCGGCCGCACGCTCATGGGGCACGAGAGCGCCAAAAACCAGCAACTCGAAGATCACTATTTCGGTGCCATACCTATGCGTGTAGAAGAGTTTATGCTTGATTTGGAAATTGAGTGCCACAAATTGGGCATCCCTGCCAAAACACGTCACAATGAAGTGGCCCCCAATCAGTTTGAGCTTGCACCAGTCTTTGAGGAGACCAACCTGGCCAACGACCACAACCTGCTGCTCATGAAGGTGATGGCCGAAGTTGCACGTCGTCACCACTTCAGAGTACTGTTGCACGAGAAGCCATTTGCCGGCATCAATGGCAGTGGCAAGCACAACAACTGGAGCCTGGGGACCGACACCGGCATCATGCTGTTTAAGCCTGGCAAGACCATAAAAGAAAACTTGAGGTTTATCACATTTATATGTAATGTGATGAACGCTGTGTACAACTACAACGGCCTGCTCAAGGCCTCAATAGCCTCGGCCACCAACGCTCATCGTCTGGGAGCCAACGAGGCACCACCAGCCATCATCTCCATGTTCCTGGGCAAGCAGGTGAGCGATGTGCTCGACTCGCTCGTGAGTTCCGACAAAGACGACAACCTGAAAATCGCAGGCAAGGAGGAGCTGAACCTGAAAGTGAGTCAAATCCCTGAATTGCTGCTCGACAACACCGACCGCAACCGCACTTCGCCATTTGCCTTCACTGGCAACCGCTTCGAGTTCCGTGCTGTGGGTTCAAGCGCCAATTGTGCAAGCGCCATGATTGCGCTCAATGCCGCCGTGGCCGAACAGCTCACCAAATTCAAGGAAAAAGTCGATGCCCGTGTTGCCAAGGGCGAGGAACTGGACGATGCCATCCTTGCCGAGGATAAGTTGCTCATCGAGGAATCGATGCCCATCCACTTCGATGGCAACGGCTATAGCGACGAGTGGAAGGCCGAAGCCCAAAGGCGAGGTCTCGACTGTGAAACCTCGGTGCCCGTGATCTACGATGCCTATCTCGACGAGAAGGCTATCAATATGTTCAAGACTACCGGCGTCTTCAGCGAGATTGAGCTCAAAGCACGCAATGAGGTGAAATGGGAAATGTACACCAAGAAGGTACAAATCGAGGCACGAGTGTTTGGCGACCTGGCCCTAAACCACATCATCCCTGTTGCAACCCGCTATCAAAGCATCCTGCTCGACAATGTGTTTAAGATCAAAAGCCTTTTCCCAAAAGAGCAAGGTGAGAAAATCGCTGCACAAGACATGGCCAACATTGAGAAAATGGCCCAGCACATGCAGTTTATCAAGGACAAGACCAGCGAGATGGTTGAGGCACGCAAAGTAGCCAACAAGATCGAAGACCAGCGCGCCAAAGCCGTAGCCTACCACGACACTGTCGTGCCCTACCTCGATGCCATACGCTATCACATCGACAAACTTGAACTCATGGTCGACGATGAAATGTGGCCACTGCCCAAGTACAGGGAACTGCTGTTTATCAGATAA
- a CDS encoding amidophosphoribosyltransferase, producing MEILKHECGIAMIRLRKPLSYYKEKYNTYLYGLNKLYLLMEKQHNRGQEGAGLGCVYMHAKPGEEYIFRERALGSSAISEIFARVKQQISVAQSHGVDEIDHPFVGEVYMGHLRYSTTGRKGISYVHPFLRRNNWRSRNLMLCGNFNMTNVDEIFSDIVSRGQHPRVYSDTAILLEQLGESLDKANSTIYHKFCQQGINGIELARKIEDNIDMREVLENPASTWDGGYVICGAIGSGDIFVLRDPHGIRPAFYYCDDEIFVAASERPVLQTALNIPRREVHELAPGAAITVNKAGDVKITQILPQLKNERCSFERIYFSRGSDADIYKERKELGRNLAPQIVKAVNGDLDHTVLSFIPNTAETAYIGMIEGIDSFLQEKKKKEIMALDAKAPDYGERLSKILSKRLRAEKIAIKDIKLRTFIAEGESRNELAAHVYDVTYGQIQNNVDNLVIIDDSIVRGTTLRQSILRILDRLHPKKIVIVSSSPQVRYPDYYGIDMSRMAEFCAFRAAIQLLKEQGKQCIIDGVYRKSKAQEGKPKEEVVNYVTEIYKPFSQEEVSAKIAEMLTDDDINAQVQIIYQSIEGLHKSIPNNPGDWYFSGNYPTPGGNKMVNQAFINWYEGNTMKR from the coding sequence ATGGAAATTTTAAAGCACGAGTGCGGTATTGCAATGATACGACTGCGCAAGCCATTGAGTTATTATAAAGAAAAGTACAACACTTATCTTTATGGGCTCAACAAACTTTATCTTCTCATGGAGAAACAACACAACCGCGGCCAGGAAGGAGCCGGACTGGGGTGTGTGTACATGCATGCCAAGCCAGGAGAAGAATATATCTTTCGCGAGCGTGCTTTAGGTTCAAGTGCCATAAGCGAAATATTTGCCCGTGTGAAGCAGCAAATAAGCGTGGCCCAGAGCCATGGTGTAGACGAAATCGACCACCCCTTTGTGGGCGAGGTCTATATGGGTCACTTGCGCTACAGCACTACAGGGCGCAAGGGCATAAGCTACGTCCATCCATTTTTGCGCCGCAACAACTGGCGCAGCCGCAACCTCATGCTGTGCGGCAACTTCAACATGACCAATGTTGATGAGATATTCAGCGACATCGTGAGCCGCGGGCAGCACCCCAGGGTGTACAGCGACACGGCTATACTGCTTGAGCAACTGGGCGAATCGCTCGACAAGGCCAATTCTACCATCTACCACAAGTTTTGCCAGCAAGGCATCAACGGCATTGAGCTGGCTCGCAAGATTGAGGATAACATCGACATGAGAGAAGTGCTTGAAAATCCTGCATCGACGTGGGACGGGGGCTATGTGATATGCGGTGCCATAGGCAGCGGCGACATCTTTGTGCTGCGCGACCCGCACGGCATACGCCCGGCTTTCTATTATTGCGACGACGAGATATTTGTCGCAGCCTCTGAACGGCCCGTGTTGCAAACGGCGCTCAACATTCCCCGACGCGAGGTGCATGAACTTGCCCCTGGAGCGGCCATCACTGTCAACAAAGCCGGTGATGTAAAAATCACCCAAATACTTCCACAGCTCAAAAATGAGCGCTGCTCGTTTGAACGCATTTATTTCTCCCGCGGCAGTGACGCCGACATCTACAAAGAGCGCAAGGAGCTGGGACGCAACCTTGCACCGCAGATTGTGAAAGCTGTGAACGGAGACCTCGACCACACGGTGCTGTCGTTTATCCCCAACACGGCCGAAACTGCCTACATCGGCATGATAGAAGGCATCGACTCCTTCCTGCAGGAGAAGAAGAAAAAAGAAATCATGGCACTGGATGCCAAGGCACCCGACTACGGAGAGCGGTTGAGTAAAATTTTGAGCAAGCGCCTGCGCGCCGAGAAGATTGCCATCAAAGACATAAAGCTGCGCACATTTATTGCCGAGGGCGAGTCGCGCAACGAGCTGGCGGCACACGTCTACGACGTAACCTACGGGCAGATACAAAACAATGTCGACAACCTTGTCATCATCGACGACAGCATCGTGAGAGGCACAACCCTGCGCCAGTCGATTTTGCGCATTCTCGATCGCCTGCATCCCAAGAAAATAGTAATAGTCTCATCCTCGCCTCAAGTGCGGTATCCCGACTACTACGGTATCGACATGTCGCGCATGGCCGAGTTCTGCGCCTTCAGGGCTGCCATTCAACTCCTTAAGGAACAAGGGAAACAATGCATCATCGACGGCGTTTATCGCAAGTCGAAGGCGCAGGAGGGAAAGCCTAAAGAAGAAGTCGTGAACTATGTGACCGAGATATACAAGCCATTCTCCCAAGAAGAAGTCTCGGCCAAAATTGCCGAGATGCTCACCGATGACGATATCAACGCCCAGGTGCAAATCATTTATCAGTCGATCGAAGGTTTACACAAGTCGATCCCCAACAATCCTGGCGACTGGTATTTCAGCGGCAACTACCCTACTCCTGGCGGCAACAAAATGGTGAACCAAGCTTTCATCAACTGGTATGAGGGCAACACCATGAAGCGGTAG
- a CDS encoding RecQ family ATP-dependent DNA helicase translates to MDTPLEILKKYWGFDQFRPLQEDIIKSVLDGNDTLGLMPTGGGKSITFQVPALAMQGMALVVTPIISLMKDQVDNLISRRIKATYMHAGLTMAEMRRTYEKCMYGKCKFLYVSPERLMSQSFIDRLKHMPVSLIVVDEAHCISQWGYDFRPSYLHIASIRQYFPRVPVLALTASATPVVVDDIMSQLKFHKPCVFRKSFSRPNLTYVVRHTAEKYAELVHIVQSVPGSAIVYVRSRRRTREISDELMRNGINADFYHAGLNIEDKEAKQTRWKNDELRVIVATNAFGMGIDKPDVRLVIHVDVPSSLEEYYQEAGRAGRDGRRSYAVLLTTPTDRGKLHRHLTEAFPDKDFIKKTYQRVGDFLGVAVGEGYQKVYEFNFNLFCRVFKLPVIATHNALKILTQAGYIEFVEEIETQSRVLIIAQKEDLYHIESENPYVDRVLQALLRTYSGLFSDYVFINESVLEFRFGIMQQDIYEALIELTHMHILHYVPRKRTPYIIYTTSREEPKYLLLPKAVYEEQRQKLSERIEAVINYAFNDNVCRERQLLTYFGERVDNDCGHCDVCIARRKHSDHSPQDVQDGILYMSQVKPRRLEEFVNTLSFPQEEVLATLSSLVDEGLVIHKSDDTYVNPKPLK, encoded by the coding sequence ATGGACACGCCTCTTGAAATACTGAAGAAATATTGGGGGTTTGACCAGTTCAGGCCTCTGCAAGAAGACATCATCAAGTCGGTGCTTGATGGCAACGACACACTTGGCCTGATGCCCACGGGTGGGGGCAAATCGATCACCTTCCAGGTCCCGGCACTTGCCATGCAGGGCATGGCCCTGGTCGTGACTCCCATTATTTCACTGATGAAGGATCAGGTCGACAACCTTATAAGCCGTCGCATCAAAGCCACCTACATGCATGCAGGCTTGACCATGGCCGAAATGCGCCGCACCTATGAGAAGTGCATGTATGGCAAGTGCAAGTTTCTCTATGTCTCTCCCGAGCGGCTCATGTCGCAGTCGTTCATCGACCGTCTCAAGCACATGCCAGTGTCGCTCATCGTGGTCGACGAGGCCCACTGCATCTCGCAGTGGGGCTACGACTTCAGGCCTTCCTATCTACACATAGCATCGATAAGACAGTATTTCCCACGCGTGCCTGTGCTTGCGCTCACGGCATCGGCAACACCTGTTGTTGTCGACGACATCATGAGTCAACTCAAGTTTCACAAGCCGTGTGTGTTTCGCAAGAGTTTCTCTCGCCCCAATCTCACCTATGTGGTGAGACACACTGCCGAGAAATATGCCGAGCTGGTACACATTGTGCAGTCGGTGCCGGGAAGTGCCATCGTGTATGTGCGCAGCCGCAGGCGCACCAGGGAGATAAGCGACGAGCTCATGCGCAACGGCATCAATGCCGATTTCTACCATGCCGGTCTTAACATTGAAGACAAAGAAGCCAAGCAGACGCGCTGGAAAAATGACGAGCTGAGGGTCATTGTCGCTACCAATGCCTTCGGCATGGGCATCGACAAGCCCGACGTGCGCCTGGTGATACACGTTGACGTGCCAAGCTCACTGGAGGAATACTATCAAGAAGCGGGGCGGGCAGGGCGTGACGGGCGACGTTCCTATGCGGTGCTGCTCACCACTCCCACCGACCGCGGCAAGCTGCACCGGCACTTGACCGAGGCATTCCCCGACAAGGATTTTATAAAGAAAACGTACCAGCGAGTGGGCGACTTCTTGGGTGTGGCTGTGGGTGAGGGCTACCAAAAGGTGTATGAGTTCAACTTCAATCTGTTTTGCCGCGTCTTCAAGCTGCCGGTCATCGCCACCCACAATGCCTTGAAGATTCTCACTCAAGCCGGCTACATCGAGTTTGTCGAGGAGATTGAAACCCAATCGCGAGTGTTAATCATTGCCCAAAAGGAGGACTTGTATCACATAGAAAGTGAAAACCCCTACGTCGACAGAGTGTTGCAAGCGTTGTTGCGCACTTATTCGGGGCTGTTTTCCGATTATGTGTTCATCAACGAGTCGGTTTTGGAATTTCGTTTTGGCATCATGCAGCAAGACATCTATGAAGCACTGATTGAGCTCACCCACATGCACATTCTGCATTATGTGCCGCGCAAGCGCACCCCCTACATCATCTATACCACATCGCGAGAGGAACCCAAATACTTGCTCTTGCCCAAAGCTGTGTATGAAGAACAGCGGCAAAAGCTGAGCGAACGCATTGAGGCAGTAATAAACTATGCCTTCAACGACAACGTGTGTCGTGAGCGGCAACTGCTCACCTATTTCGGTGAACGCGTCGACAACGACTGCGGCCATTGCGACGTGTGCATTGCCCGTCGCAAGCACAGCGACCACTCGCCGCAAGACGTGCAAGACGGCATCCTCTACATGTCGCAAGTGAAGCCACGCAGGCTGGAAGAGTTTGTCAACACGTTGTCGTTCCCGCAAGAAGAGGTCTTAGCCACCTTGTCGTCGCTTGTCGACGAGGGGCTTGTCATTCACAAGAGCGACGACACCTATGTCAATCCCAAGCCCTTGAAGTGA
- the recJ gene encoding single-stranded-DNA-specific exonuclease RecJ: MISKWNYLPLTSEERKIEAQLETRFPKCPAIARLLVQRGVKTWDQAQDFFYPQLSQMHDPFLMRDMDKAVNRLNKALGAKEKIMIYGDYDVDGTTAVALVYRYLQNFYSNMVYYVPTRDDEGYGISIQSIDYAASIGVKLIIVLDCGIKAIGEISYAKSKGIDFIVCDHHVPDDELPPAVAILNPKLKDDKYPFKELSGCGVGFKFMQGFAKSNGITNFYDLESLLDLCVVSIAADIVPIVGENRIMACYGLKRLNSNPNVGLRSIIKLCGLSNKELTISDIIFKIGPRINASGRMESGTESVELLVTKDSAAAYEISKRIDKYNKDRKELDRQITEEANKIIESHKNQIKGKKPIVIYDRNWHKGIIGIVASRLAELYFRPSVVLTYDDNGLATGSSRSVRGFNIYAAIKSTRDLLETFGGHTNAVGLSLKEENIDEFRRRLTDYVEKHIETDQITPQIDVDCELGFEEINNDFLKYLRLFNPFGPDNPKPVFVTKNVYDFGTSKIVGKKMEHIKFELVDSKSEEIMNGIAFNMATYFDYIKQHKPFDICYTVEENKHRNSSSVQLQIKGIRIHGDQAAGDGHAS, from the coding sequence ATGATAAGTAAATGGAATTACTTACCCCTTACATCCGAAGAACGCAAGATAGAGGCGCAATTGGAGACACGCTTCCCCAAGTGCCCTGCTATTGCACGGCTTTTGGTTCAGCGAGGAGTGAAAACCTGGGATCAGGCCCAGGATTTCTTTTATCCTCAGTTGAGCCAAATGCACGATCCATTCCTGATGCGGGACATGGACAAGGCTGTAAACAGGCTCAATAAAGCCTTGGGGGCGAAAGAGAAGATCATGATCTATGGCGACTATGATGTTGATGGCACTACTGCGGTCGCCCTGGTCTACAGGTATCTTCAAAACTTTTATTCTAATATGGTGTACTATGTCCCTACTCGTGACGACGAGGGCTACGGTATATCAATTCAGAGCATCGACTATGCTGCAAGCATAGGGGTGAAACTCATCATTGTGCTCGACTGTGGCATTAAGGCTATCGGCGAGATTTCCTATGCCAAGTCGAAGGGTATCGACTTTATCGTGTGCGACCATCACGTGCCCGACGATGAGTTGCCGCCTGCTGTGGCAATTCTCAATCCCAAGCTCAAGGACGACAAGTACCCGTTCAAGGAGCTGTCGGGCTGTGGCGTTGGCTTCAAGTTCATGCAGGGTTTTGCCAAGAGCAACGGCATCACCAATTTTTACGACCTTGAAAGTCTGCTCGACTTGTGTGTTGTGAGTATTGCTGCCGACATCGTACCCATTGTGGGAGAGAATCGCATCATGGCCTGCTATGGCTTGAAACGCCTCAACTCAAACCCTAATGTGGGATTGCGTAGCATCATCAAACTGTGCGGCCTGAGCAACAAGGAGCTCACCATAAGCGACATTATCTTCAAAATAGGCCCTCGTATCAATGCCTCGGGACGCATGGAGTCGGGCACCGAGTCGGTCGAGCTGCTGGTGACCAAGGACTCGGCTGCTGCCTATGAGATAAGCAAGCGTATCGACAAGTACAACAAAGACCGCAAGGAGCTTGACCGCCAAATTACTGAGGAGGCCAACAAAATCATCGAAAGCCACAAGAATCAGATAAAGGGCAAGAAGCCCATCGTCATTTACGACCGCAATTGGCACAAAGGCATCATCGGCATCGTGGCCTCGCGACTGGCCGAGCTCTACTTTCGCCCATCGGTCGTGCTCACCTATGACGACAACGGCCTTGCCACGGGCTCGTCGCGCTCGGTGAGAGGATTCAACATCTACGCGGCAATCAAGTCGACGCGCGACCTGCTCGAGACCTTCGGCGGGCACACCAATGCCGTGGGCTTGTCGCTTAAAGAGGAAAACATCGACGAGTTCAGGCGCCGCCTCACCGACTATGTGGAGAAGCACATCGAAACCGACCAAATCACGCCTCAAATCGACGTTGACTGTGAGCTTGGTTTTGAGGAAATCAACAATGACTTTCTCAAGTACTTGAGGCTGTTCAATCCATTTGGCCCCGACAATCCCAAGCCGGTATTTGTCACCAAAAACGTGTATGACTTCGGCACGAGCAAGATTGTGGGCAAAAAGATGGAGCACATCAAGTTTGAACTGGTCGACAGCAAGTCGGAAGAGATCATGAACGGCATTGCATTCAATATGGCTACTTATTTCGACTATATCAAGCAGCACAAGCCTTTTGACATATGCTACACGGTTGAGGAGAACAAGCACCGCAACAGCAGTTCGGTGCAACTGCAAATAAAAGGCATACGCATTCACGGCGACCAAGCGGCTGGTGATGGACACGCCTCTTGA